The DNA window TGAGTCGAGGCTCCCCGTTCGGGGAGCCCCGTGCGGCCGGTCTCGTTCGTCGTCCGACCGGTGCGTGCGCGGCCTGCGCGCACGCCCGTCGACGCGGCCGCGCGGTCCTCGCATCCCTCTGGAGACGTCGCATGACACGATCCGCGCTCGTCCTCCGCACGCTGCGCGGCCTGCTCGGTGCGGGGCTCGCGCTGGCCGCGTGCGCCGATCCGCCCACCACGTCCCGCGTGTCGCGCGCTCCCGCGGCCAACCGCGGCACGGGCTCGGGCCCCCGCGCCGACGCCGCGCTGCTCTCCGTCGCCTGGGAGGCGACCGCGCGGCAGCTGATCGCGAGCCATCCGACGTTCACCCCCGTGACGGCGGTGCGCGTCTACGCGCTGCACGCGCTGGCGCAGTACGGCGGCCTCGTGGCGGCCGACTTCGGCGGCGGGACCGCGCAGTTCGAGGTGCGCCGCGGCGCGATCGCAGGCGCGTCGGCGCAGCTCCTCGCCTTCGTCTTTCCCGACGCGGCGGCGATGCTGGAAGCGCAGCTCGCCGCGCAGGCCGCGGGCGGCGACGGCCGCGTGCATCCGCAGTTCGCGCGCGGCGTCGCGATCGGGCGCGCGATGGGTGACCTGATGATCGCGTGGGCGCGTGCGGACGGCGCGACGACGCCCTGGACCGGCCCGCCGCTGCCCACCGGCGCGGGGATCTGGACACCGGCGCCGAACAGCGTGCCCGCGGGCATCCAGGTGCCCCGCACGCACCCGTACTTCCTGACGTCGGCCAGCCAGTTCCGCCCGCCGCCGCCGCCCGCGTTCGGTACCGCCGCGTTCGACGTCGAGGTGGCGCGCGTGCTCGCGGTGACGCAGGCGCGCACGCCCGCACAGGCCGCGATCGCGAACCTCTGGAACCAGGGGAGCGGCACCGAGACGACGCCCGGCTTCTGGCTGCGCGAGGCCGCGGAGCTCGCCGTCGCGGCGGGCCTCGACGAGCGCGAGACCGCCCACCTGCTCGCGCTCCTGGGCGCCACGATGCTCGACGCCAGCGTCGGCTGCTTCGACGCGAAGTACTTCTACCTCGTGCTGCGCCCCTCGCAGGCGAACCCCGCCATCACGCGGCCGGAGGGGTTGCCGGGCTTCCCGTACGCGCTCCCCAACCATCCGTCGTACCCCTCCGGGCACATGTGCCTTTCGGGTGCGGCCGTCACCATCCTCTCCGCGTACTTCCCGCGCAGCGCCGACATGCTCGCGGCGCAGCTGCAGGAGGCGGGGCTGTCACGCGTCTATGGCGGCATCCACTACTTCATGGACATCGCCGCCGGCCAGACGCTCGGGCGGCAGACGGCGCTGCTGGCGCTCGCGTACGACGACGCCTACGGCCTGCTGACGGCCGTGCCCGGACTCGGCGTCTCGCCATGACGCGTGGCCGCGTCCGCGCCCGATGCGCGAACGGAGGGCTGCCCTGCGGGCAGCCCTCCGTTCGCGTCGTGCCGTCATCCCGCGATGCGCGCTCAGAGGTGCGCGCCGTGGCACTTCTTGAACTTCTTCCCCGACCCGCACGGGCACGGATCGTTGCGGCCGACGTTGCTCCAGTCGCCCGCGGGGAGCGGCTGCGGCGCGGCCAGCGAGCGCACCGGACCGGCGCCCACGACCGCGGGATCGCGACGCGCGGCGACCGGCGGCTGCGCGGCCGGCGCCGCCGGCGGCTCGGCCGGCCCGACGTCCACCGCGCCCTGCGGCTCGCCCGCCGCGGGCGCGTCGTCCGCACTGCCCGCGTCGTACGTCGCCTCCACGATCTGCGGCTCGTCGCCGTGCGCGCCGTTGCCGGCCGCCGCCTGCTCGGGCCCCGTCTCCTCGATCTCCTCCAGGATGCCGAGCGCGTTGTAACGGCGCTTCTTGCCGTCGCTCGGCGGCGCCGCCTGGCCGCCGTCGTAGCCGCCCGGCAGCGCGCCCGCATACGGATCCATCGGCGGCATCGGGTCGAACACCAGCTGCGCCTTCAGGAAGCGCTCCGTGAACGTGCTCGCGACGTCGTTCATGAGGTCGACGAACATCGTGTAGGCCTCCTGCTTGTACTCGACCAGCGGGTCCTTCTGGCCCCACGAGCGGTAGTGGATCGCCGCGCGCAGCTGGTCGAGATCGTACAGGTGGTCCTTCCACTTCTCGTCCAGGACGTTCAGCATGACGAGCGCGAGGAGCCGCTCGCCGTAGCCCTGCCCGCCGTCGTCCGTGACGTCGTCGAGCTCCTTGATCTTGCGGTCGAACGCCTCGAGGCCCGCCGTGCTCGCGAGGGCCTGCGCGTCCGCCACCGAGGCCGGACGCGCCGGCTCGGTCCCGTTCTCCGCCTCGAACGCGGGGACCGTGACGAGGTAGTGCATCAGCAGGTCCTGGCGCAGCAGCGCCGGGTCCCACGCCTCCGCGTCGTCCTCCGCGAACTCGCCGAGCGTGGTCTCGACGCGCCGCGCGAGCGCCTTCTCGACCATCTTGCGCGCCTCGCCCTTCAGCTCCTCGCCGCCCTCGAGCGCGAACGCGCGCAGCGAGTAGATGACCTCGCGCTGCTGGTTCATCACGTCGTCGTACTCGAGCAGGCGCTTGCGCTGCTGGAAGTTCTGCAGCTCGACGCGCTTCTGCGCGCTCTCGATCGAGCGCGTGATCATCGGGTGCGTGAGCACCTCGCCGTCCTGCGCGCCCAGCCGGTCCATCAGCTTCGCGATGCGCTCCGACCCGAAGAGGCGCATCAGGTCGTCCTCGAGCGACAGGAAGAACTGCGACGCGCCGGGATCGCCCTGACGGCCCGCGCGGCCGCGCAGCTGGCGGTCGATGCGGCGCGACTCGTGGCGCTCGGAGCCGATGATGTGCAGGCCGCCGTCCTCGGTGACCTCCACGTCCTTTCCGTCCAGGTCCTTCACCGTGCTCGGACGCGACTCCTTCACGCCGGCGCCGAGTTTGATGTCGGTGCCGCGGCCGGCCATGTTCGTCGCGATCGTGATCGCGCCCGGCTGGCCGGCCATCGCCACGATCTCGGCCTCGCGCTGGTGGTACTTGGCGTTGAGGACGTTGTGCTTGAGCCCCGCGCGCGCGAACAGGCGCGCCAGCGTCTCGGACGCCTCGACGCTCGTCGTGCCGACGAGCACCGGCAGCCCCAGCTCATGGAGGCGGCGCGTCTCCTCGACGATCGCGTTGTACTTCTCGCGGCGCGTCTTGTAGATCAGGTCCTGGCGGTCGTCGCGGGCGATCGGACGGTTCGTCGGGATCACGGCCACCTCGAGGCCGTAGATCTGGTGGAACTCGCCCTCCTCCGTCTCCGCGGTGCCCGTCATGCCGGCGAGCTTCTCGTAGAGGCGGAAGTAGTTCTGGATGGTGATGGTCGCCATCGTCTGCGTCTCGCCCTTCACCTGCACGCGCTCCTTCGCCTCGACGGCCTGGTGGAGCCCCTCGCTCCACCGGCGCCCCGGCATCGTGCGGCCGGTGTACTCGTCGACGATGAGCACCTGCCCTTCCTGCACGACGTAGTTCACGTCCTTCTCGTACAGGGCGTGCGCGCGCAGCAGCTGGTGGACGATGTGCAGGACCTCGCTCTTGCGGGCGTACTCGATCTCGACCGCGCGGCGCTGCTCCAGCTTCTCCGACGCGCTCAGATCGTGGTCGTGCTCGATGCGGTGCACCTCGGTCGAGATGTCCGGCAGCACGAACTCGTCGTGGTTCTGCGGCGCCAGGAAGTCCACGCCGCGGTCGGTCAGGTGGACGGTGTGGCCCTTCTCGTCGAGCACGTACAGCAGGTCGTCCTCGAGGTCGCGGTACTGCTGCTTGCTCGCCGGCAGCTTGCGGTCCGCGAGGTAGTCGAGCTCCATGCGCTGCACGAGCTGCTTGACGCCCGACTCCTGGTAGGCCTTCAGCAGGCGCTTGTTCTTCGGCGCGCCCAGCTGCGCCTTGAACAGCAGCAGCGACGCGGTCGACGTGTCGCCCGACTCCAGCGCGCGCTCGCCCTCGCCCACCAGCCCGTTCACCATCTCGTTCTGGCGGCGGACCAGGCGCTGCACCTTGTCGTTGTGCTCCGCGTACATCACGTCGCCCTCGTTCCCCACGGGGCCCGAGATGATGAGCGGCGTGCGCGCCTCGTCGATCAGGACCGAGTCGACCTCGTCGACGATCGCGAACCAGTGCGGACGCTGCACGCGCTGGTCCAGCGACGTCACCATGTTGTCGCGCAGGTAGTCGAAGCCGAACTCGTTGTTCGTGCCGTACGTGATGTCGCACTCGTACGCGGCGCGCCGCTCGGGCGTGCCCGGCTCCGTGTCGTCGATGCAGCCGACGGTGAGCCCGAGGTACGTGTAGAGGTGCCCCATCCACTGCGAGTCGCGGCGGGCGAGGTAGTTGTTCACCGTCACCAGGTGCGCGCCGCGCGCGGGGATCGCGTTGAGGTAGAGCGGCAGCGTGGCGACGAGCGTCTTCCCCTCGCCCGTCGCCATCTCCGCGATCTTCCCCATGTGCAGCTGCACGCCGCCGATCAGCTGCACGTCGTAGTGCACCATGTCCCACGTCAGCTCGGTGCCCGTTACGTTGACGGTCGAGCCGGAGAGGCGCCGCGCGGCCTCGCGCGCCGTGGCGAACGCCTCGGGAAGGATCTCGTCGAGGACCTCCGCGATCGTCTCGCGCAGCTCGGCCTCGAGACCGCCGCGCCCGTCGAGCCCGGACAGCTCGGCGTCCAGCCGCTCGCGCTCGGCCGCGTCGCTCGTGTCGTGCTTCGCGGCCTTCAGCTCGGCGATCCGGGCCTCCAGCTCCGCGGTGCGCTCGCGCAGGATCTCGCGGAACTTCGCGGTCTGGCCGCGCAGCTCCGCCTCCGAGACGCCCTGGAGGCGCTCGTACTGCTCGTTGATCGCGTCGACGATCGGGGCGACACGGCGGCGCTCCCGGTCGTGCCGGGTGCCGAAGACGCGGTTGACGATACTCTTGAGCATCGGATCCTCTATCGGTACAGCCCCGCCGATCGGATGAGATCGGCGACGCTCTCGGGCACGAAGCCCCGAATCGGGCGCCCCGCCGCCAGGCGGGCGCGCACCTCCGTGGACGACACGTCCACGCGGCGGGTCGGCAGGAAGACGGGCGCCCCTCCGGGGAAGTCCGGCGGGGCCGCGGTCGGCACGGTCCCGTCCTCCCCTCCGCGCGTCAGCACCACGAGCGTGGCCTGCCGCCGGATGCGCTCCGGCTCCCGCCAGCGCGCGAACGTGGTCAGCACGTCCGCACCTGCGAGCAGGAACAGCTCGGCCCCCGGCTGCTGTGCCGCCAGGGTCCCGAGCGTGTCGACGGTATATGATAACCCGCCGCGATCGATTTCGATGGGGTCGACGACGAAGCGCGGATCGTCCCCCACCAGGGCGCGCACCATCGCCAGCCGCACGCCCGGCGGGGTCTGCGCGGACCCCGGCTTCAGCGGCTGCAGCGCCGCCGGGATGAACACGACGCGGTCGAGCGACAGCTGCTCGACCGCGTCGGACGCGATCAGGAGGTGCCCCACGTGGGGCGGATCGAAGGTCCCGCCGAGGACGCCCAGGCGCACGGCCGGATCGCGACCGGGACGACTCAGCCGCTCGGCGCCGCCGCGGGGGGCGGCGTGCCGGGCGTGCCGGTGGCCGGCGCGCCCGTGGCGGGCGACACGGCCTGCGGGATGGTCTGCGGCGCCGACTGCGGGACCGTCGGCGGGGTGGCCGGCGCGGCGCTGGCCGCCGCCGGCGGCGCCGGGCAGGCGTTCGCCACCTCGGCGTCGGTCGGGTAGAAGCGGCGCATCTCGGCGCACACCTCCGCCTGCTCCTCCTTGTAGTTGATCGCGCGGTAGGACTCGAGCATCCGGAAGTACGCGCGGCGCGCGGCCGGCGTCCCCGGGTACAGGCGCACGACGTCCTTGAAGTAGATCAGCGCCGGGTCGTAGGCCTTCCGCCGGAAGTAGTGCATCCCGGTGTCGAAGTCCTTGGTCGCGAACCACTCGTTCAGCATCGTGATCTGCTTCCCCGTCTCCGCCGTCAGCGGCGACTCCGGGTAGAGCGAGAGCACCTGCCGGAACGTCCCCAGCGCGGTCGTGCCGTACTGCGCGTCCAGCTGCGGCTTGCGCCAGAGCTTCTGGTACTCGCGCGCCTGCTGGAACAGCGCGTCGTCGGCCAGCGAGTCGTCGGGGAAGGCGTCGCCGATGCGCTGGTAGGCCTGGGCGGCCAGCAGGTGCTCCCCCTTGCGCGCGTGCGCCTGCGCCTGGTGGTAGTAGACCAGGGGCAGCAGGGTGTCGCGCGCCGGCAGCTGCGACGCCAGCAGGTCGAAGCCCGCCAGCGCGTTGTCCCACTTCTTCCGCTGGAACTCGCGCATCGACGCCGTGAACAGCTCGGACGCCTGCGTGAACTTGCGCGGCTGGAAGCCGCGCCCGCCGCAGGCCGCGGCGGTGGCCGCGGTCGCGACGACGAGGCAGGCCAGCGCCAGGCGGCGCCGGGCGGCGGGCGAGGAGAGAGGACGCATCACGCGTGTCGTACCCGGGATCGGCAGGGCGGGTCCCGGCGGGCTCAGCGGGCCACCGGCGCGGCCGGGGCCGCGGGCGGGAGCGTCGGCACCCCGTTCCCCTCCCCCGCCCCCGTCACGCGCGACGTCGACAGCGGGACGATGCGCGCCCGGCTCGGACGCAGCTTGGCCACCGCGTTCCGCGTGTCCACGACGACGCCCGCATGGTCGACCACGAACTGCCAGTCGATCGCCTTGTGGTCGGTCACGATGACGACCGCGTCGGCGCGCCGGAGCTCCTCGGCCGTCAGCTCCACGCCGTGGTGCGTCTGCCCCTCCTCGCGGAAGGTCGGCACGTGCGGGTCGTGGTACGCGACCTCGGCGCCGCGCTGCTCCAGCAGGCGCATGACGTCCAGCGCGGGGCTCTCGCGCATGTCGTCGATGTCGCGCTTGTACGCGATGCCGAGGACCAGCACGCGGCTCCCCTTCACCGCCTTGCGGTCGTCGTTCAGCGCGTGCGCGACCTTCTCGACCACGAAGTCGGGCATCGACGAGTTGATCTCGCTCGCCAGGTCGATGAAGCGCGTCTTGTAGTTCAGCGTCCGCATCTTCCACGCGAGGTAGTGCGGATCGAGCGGGATGCAGTGCCCGCCGATGCCGGGCCCCGGCGTGAACTTCATGAAGCCGAACGGCTTCGTCGCCGCCGCGTCGATGACCTCCCAGACGTCCACGCCCAGTTTGTCACACACGATGGCGATTTCGTTCACCAGCCCGATGTTCACCGCGCGGAACGTGTTCTCGAGCAGCTTCACCAGCTCCGCGGCCTCGGGCGACGACACCGGCACCACGGTGTCGATGCACGACTCGTAGAGGCGCGACGCCACCTCCACGCAGGCGGGGGTGATGCCGCCGAGGACCTTCGGCGTGTTCTTCGTGTGGTACTTGGCGTTGCCGGGATCGACGCGCTCGGGGCTGAACGCCACGAACACGTCCTCGCCGACCGTCAGGCCGGCCGCCTCGAGGCGCGGCTGCAGCAGCTCGCGCGTCGTGCCGGGATACGTGGTGCTCTCGAGCACGACGACCATGCCCGGGCGTGCCTGCCGCTGGATCGCGTCGGCGACGGCGAGCACGAACGCCATGTCCGGGTCGCGCGTCTTGGAGAGCGGCGTCGGCACGGCGATCGAGATCGCGTCGCACTCGCGCAGCCGCGCCTCCTCGGCGCTGGCGACGAAGCGGCCCGCGTCCACCTGGGCCTTCACCTCGGCCGCGGGGACGTCCTGGATGTGCGAGTCGCCGCGGTTCAGCAGGTCGACGACCCGCTGGCTCACGTCGTAGCCGATGACCGTGAAGCCGGCCTTGGCGAACTCCATCGCCAGCGGGAGGCCGACGTATCCGAGCCCCACCACGCCGACGACGGCGGAGCGGTCCGCGATCTTGCCCAGCAGCTGCGCTTTCATGGAGACGACGTCAGGGCGGTGGGAGGAGGGCACGGCTCAGCGGCCGTAGAACGCGCGCACGGCGCCGATCACCTCGTCGAGCTGCGCCTGCGTCAGCTCGGGGTAGATCGGCAGCGACAGGACCTCGTGCGCGGCGCGCTCCGCCTCGGGGCACTGCCCCTCGCGGTAGCCCAGGTACGCGAAGCAGGGCTGCAGGTGCAGCGGGAGCGGGTAGTAGATCGACGAGCCGATCCCGCGCTCCTTCAGGTGCGCCTGCAGCGTATCGCGCCGGTCGGCGCGGATGGTGTACTGGTTGTAGATCGACTCGTTGGCCGGGTCGACGTACGGCGTGCGGATCTCGGCCACGTCGGCGAGCGCCGCGTCGTAGTAGGCGGCGTTCTCGCGGCGCTTCGCGCTCCACGCGGCCAGGTGCGGCAGCTTGGCCCGCAGCACGGCGGCCTGCAGGGCGTCGAGGCGGCTGTTGTACCCCACCAGCTCGTGGAAGTACGTCTTCTGCGAGCCGTGCGTGCGCAGCTTGAGGAGGCGCGTGTTGAGCGCCTCGTCCTGCGTCACCATCATGCCGCCGTCGCCGTAGCCGCCCAGGTTCTTCGACGGGAAGAAGCTGAACGTGCCGATGGTCGCGGCCTCGCCGGCCATGCGCCACTCGCCGTCGATCATGCGGCGCGCGCCGATCGTCTGCGCGGCGTCCTCGATGACCGGCAGGCCGCGCGCGGCCAGCTGCACCTGCTCGATCGGCGCCATCTGGCCGAACAGGTCGACGGGGATCACGGCCTTCGTCTTCGGGCCGACCGCCGCCGCGACCGCGTCGGGGAGGATGTTGAACGTCGCCGGGTCGATGTCGACGAACACCGGCCGCGCGCCCGCGTTGTGGATCGTGCCGGCGGTCGCGAAGAAGGTGAACGGCGTCGTCACCACCTCGTCGCCGGGCCCCACGTCGAGCGCGCGCAGCGCGAGCAGGATCGCGTCCGTGCCGTTCGCGCAGCCCACCGCGTACCTCGTGCGCGAGAGCCCCGCGACCTCGCATTCCAGCTTGG is part of the Roseisolibacter agri genome and encodes:
- a CDS encoding vanadium-dependent haloperoxidase, whose protein sequence is MTRSALVLRTLRGLLGAGLALAACADPPTTSRVSRAPAANRGTGSGPRADAALLSVAWEATARQLIASHPTFTPVTAVRVYALHALAQYGGLVAADFGGGTAQFEVRRGAIAGASAQLLAFVFPDAAAMLEAQLAAQAAGGDGRVHPQFARGVAIGRAMGDLMIAWARADGATTPWTGPPLPTGAGIWTPAPNSVPAGIQVPRTHPYFLTSASQFRPPPPPAFGTAAFDVEVARVLAVTQARTPAQAAIANLWNQGSGTETTPGFWLREAAELAVAAGLDERETAHLLALLGATMLDASVGCFDAKYFYLVLRPSQANPAITRPEGLPGFPYALPNHPSYPSGHMCLSGAAVTILSAYFPRSADMLAAQLQEAGLSRVYGGIHYFMDIAAGQTLGRQTALLALAYDDAYGLLTAVPGLGVSP
- the secA gene encoding preprotein translocase subunit SecA; this encodes MLKSIVNRVFGTRHDRERRRVAPIVDAINEQYERLQGVSEAELRGQTAKFREILRERTAELEARIAELKAAKHDTSDAAERERLDAELSGLDGRGGLEAELRETIAEVLDEILPEAFATAREAARRLSGSTVNVTGTELTWDMVHYDVQLIGGVQLHMGKIAEMATGEGKTLVATLPLYLNAIPARGAHLVTVNNYLARRDSQWMGHLYTYLGLTVGCIDDTEPGTPERRAAYECDITYGTNNEFGFDYLRDNMVTSLDQRVQRPHWFAIVDEVDSVLIDEARTPLIISGPVGNEGDVMYAEHNDKVQRLVRRQNEMVNGLVGEGERALESGDTSTASLLLFKAQLGAPKNKRLLKAYQESGVKQLVQRMELDYLADRKLPASKQQYRDLEDDLLYVLDEKGHTVHLTDRGVDFLAPQNHDEFVLPDISTEVHRIEHDHDLSASEKLEQRRAVEIEYARKSEVLHIVHQLLRAHALYEKDVNYVVQEGQVLIVDEYTGRTMPGRRWSEGLHQAVEAKERVQVKGETQTMATITIQNYFRLYEKLAGMTGTAETEEGEFHQIYGLEVAVIPTNRPIARDDRQDLIYKTRREKYNAIVEETRRLHELGLPVLVGTTSVEASETLARLFARAGLKHNVLNAKYHQREAEIVAMAGQPGAITIATNMAGRGTDIKLGAGVKESRPSTVKDLDGKDVEVTEDGGLHIIGSERHESRRIDRQLRGRAGRQGDPGASQFFLSLEDDLMRLFGSERIAKLMDRLGAQDGEVLTHPMITRSIESAQKRVELQNFQQRKRLLEYDDVMNQQREVIYSLRAFALEGGEELKGEARKMVEKALARRVETTLGEFAEDDAEAWDPALLRQDLLMHYLVTVPAFEAENGTEPARPASVADAQALASTAGLEAFDRKIKELDDVTDDGGQGYGERLLALVMLNVLDEKWKDHLYDLDQLRAAIHYRSWGQKDPLVEYKQEAYTMFVDLMNDVASTFTERFLKAQLVFDPMPPMDPYAGALPGGYDGGQAAPPSDGKKRRYNALGILEEIEETGPEQAAAGNGAHGDEPQIVEATYDAGSADDAPAAGEPQGAVDVGPAEPPAAPAAQPPVAARRDPAVVGAGPVRSLAAPQPLPAGDWSNVGRNDPCPCGSGKKFKKCHGAHL
- the nadD gene encoding nicotinate-nucleotide adenylyltransferase, with the protein product MRLGVLGGTFDPPHVGHLLIASDAVEQLSLDRVVFIPAALQPLKPGSAQTPPGVRLAMVRALVGDDPRFVVDPIEIDRGGLSYTVDTLGTLAAQQPGAELFLLAGADVLTTFARWREPERIRRQATLVVLTRGGEDGTVPTAAPPDFPGGAPVFLPTRRVDVSSTEVRARLAAGRPIRGFVPESVADLIRSAGLYR
- a CDS encoding outer membrane protein assembly factor BamD encodes the protein MRPLSSPAARRRLALACLVVATAATAAACGGRGFQPRKFTQASELFTASMREFQRKKWDNALAGFDLLASQLPARDTLLPLVYYHQAQAHARKGEHLLAAQAYQRIGDAFPDDSLADDALFQQAREYQKLWRKPQLDAQYGTTALGTFRQVLSLYPESPLTAETGKQITMLNEWFATKDFDTGMHYFRRKAYDPALIYFKDVVRLYPGTPAARRAYFRMLESYRAINYKEEQAEVCAEMRRFYPTDAEVANACPAPPAAASAAPATPPTVPQSAPQTIPQAVSPATGAPATGTPGTPPPAAAPSG
- a CDS encoding nucleotide sugar dehydrogenase → MKAQLLGKIADRSAVVGVVGLGYVGLPLAMEFAKAGFTVIGYDVSQRVVDLLNRGDSHIQDVPAAEVKAQVDAGRFVASAEEARLRECDAISIAVPTPLSKTRDPDMAFVLAVADAIQRQARPGMVVVLESTTYPGTTRELLQPRLEAAGLTVGEDVFVAFSPERVDPGNAKYHTKNTPKVLGGITPACVEVASRLYESCIDTVVPVSSPEAAELVKLLENTFRAVNIGLVNEIAIVCDKLGVDVWEVIDAAATKPFGFMKFTPGPGIGGHCIPLDPHYLAWKMRTLNYKTRFIDLASEINSSMPDFVVEKVAHALNDDRKAVKGSRVLVLGIAYKRDIDDMRESPALDVMRLLEQRGAEVAYHDPHVPTFREEGQTHHGVELTAEELRRADAVVIVTDHKAIDWQFVVDHAGVVVDTRNAVAKLRPSRARIVPLSTSRVTGAGEGNGVPTLPPAAPAAPVAR
- a CDS encoding DegT/DnrJ/EryC1/StrS family aminotransferase, coding for MPVPLLDLRAQHATIRDDVVAAMLEVVDAQAFILGEPVAKLECEVAGLSRTRYAVGCANGTDAILLALRALDVGPGDEVVTTPFTFFATAGTIHNAGARPVFVDIDPATFNILPDAVAAAVGPKTKAVIPVDLFGQMAPIEQVQLAARGLPVIEDAAQTIGARRMIDGEWRMAGEAATIGTFSFFPSKNLGGYGDGGMMVTQDEALNTRLLKLRTHGSQKTYFHELVGYNSRLDALQAAVLRAKLPHLAAWSAKRRENAAYYDAALADVAEIRTPYVDPANESIYNQYTIRADRRDTLQAHLKERGIGSSIYYPLPLHLQPCFAYLGYREGQCPEAERAAHEVLSLPIYPELTQAQLDEVIGAVRAFYGR